A genome region from Baekduia alba includes the following:
- a CDS encoding sensor histidine kinase encodes MIAALALPRRAGRATMTAAFIGTTVPIAVFGVAALLVVAVGALLCLVGVGLPLLLAGVGVCRRAVRLERRAANRFLGAHIPPVHIGVRATIGDPWRRARDTLRDPGLQRLILRLAVAPLMTVVGVVAGFALVALTAWLVKLGVEAVAGLGDFDYAGPVAFGPAAGIALLALALPSAVLALAVLDGLNDPLRALTYRLLVPRADLGAPVRELLAESLGDHSVAIAYWLPDREMFVDETGRRVALPDPASGRTWTAVERDGRPVAAIVHDAALDTTSELVQAAAAASSLAIDNERLKADLRARVDELRVSRLRIVEATDSARRRIERDLHDGAQQQLVALALELRLLRGRVGDEPEVVAMVDGLSERLASALAELRELARGIHPSILSEQGLAPAIDALADRAPVDVRAEVSVEERLAEPVEAAAYFVVAEALTNVVKYARASGVDVAVRRTSDAVLVDVADDGVGGVDVAAGSGLRGLQDRLAAVDGELDIESPPGGGTRLRARIPVAVVEIEETSA; translated from the coding sequence GTGATCGCCGCGCTGGCCCTGCCGCGGCGCGCCGGGCGCGCGACGATGACCGCGGCGTTCATCGGGACGACGGTGCCGATCGCGGTGTTCGGCGTCGCGGCGCTCCTGGTGGTCGCGGTCGGCGCGCTGCTGTGCCTCGTCGGCGTGGGCCTGCCGCTGCTGCTCGCCGGCGTCGGCGTGTGCCGGCGCGCGGTCCGGCTGGAGCGCCGCGCCGCCAACCGCTTCCTCGGGGCGCACATCCCGCCGGTCCACATCGGGGTGCGCGCGACGATCGGCGACCCGTGGCGCCGCGCGCGCGACACGCTGCGCGATCCCGGGCTGCAGCGGCTCATCCTGCGGCTGGCGGTGGCGCCGTTGATGACGGTCGTCGGCGTCGTCGCCGGCTTCGCGCTCGTCGCGCTGACGGCGTGGCTCGTCAAGCTCGGCGTGGAGGCGGTCGCGGGGCTGGGCGACTTCGACTATGCCGGGCCGGTCGCGTTCGGCCCGGCCGCGGGCATCGCGCTCCTCGCGCTGGCGCTGCCCAGCGCGGTGCTGGCGCTCGCGGTGCTCGACGGCCTCAACGACCCGCTGCGCGCGCTGACCTACCGGCTGCTCGTCCCGCGCGCCGATCTCGGCGCGCCGGTGCGCGAGCTGCTGGCCGAGTCGCTCGGCGACCACTCCGTGGCGATCGCCTACTGGCTGCCGGACCGCGAGATGTTCGTCGACGAGACCGGTCGCCGCGTCGCCCTGCCGGACCCGGCCTCCGGCCGCACCTGGACCGCGGTCGAGCGCGACGGCCGGCCGGTCGCGGCGATCGTGCACGACGCGGCGCTGGACACGACGAGCGAGCTCGTGCAGGCCGCGGCGGCCGCGTCCTCGCTGGCGATCGACAACGAGCGCCTGAAGGCCGACCTGCGCGCACGGGTCGACGAGCTGCGCGTGTCGCGCTTGCGGATCGTCGAGGCGACCGACTCGGCGCGCCGGCGCATCGAGCGCGACCTCCACGACGGCGCCCAGCAGCAGCTCGTCGCGCTGGCGCTGGAGCTGAGGCTCCTGCGCGGCCGCGTGGGCGACGAGCCCGAGGTCGTCGCGATGGTCGACGGGCTCAGCGAGCGGCTGGCCAGCGCGCTGGCCGAGCTGCGCGAGCTGGCGCGCGGCATCCACCCGTCGATCCTCAGCGAGCAGGGCCTGGCACCGGCGATCGACGCGCTGGCCGACCGCGCGCCGGTCGACGTGCGTGCCGAGGTCAGCGTGGAGGAGCGCCTCGCCGAGCCGGTCGAGGCCGCCGCGTACTTCGTCGTCGCCGAGGCGCTGACCAACGTCGTCAAGTACGCGCGCGCGTCCGGCGTGGACGTCGCGGTGCGGCGCACGTCCGACGCCGTGCTGGTCGACGTCGCCGACGACGGCGTCGGCGGCGTGGACGTCGCGGCCGGCAGCGGCCTGCGCGGCCTGCAGGACCGGCTCGCCGCGGTCGACGGCGAGCTGGACATCGAGAGCCCGCCCGGCGGCGGCACGAGGCTCCGGGCGCGGATCCCGGTGGCGGTCGTGGAGATCGAGGAGACGAGCGCATGA
- a CDS encoding substrate-binding domain-containing protein, protein MRRVALLMVSVLVGMLLAGCGSKTKVDEGPVTVAGGTATTPSGGAEAGAPDMPGGTRAVRIAVVTHGQASSPFWAIVRNGVEAAGRQMDAVISYKAPDVYSLDHMVGLIDQAVVSKPDGLVVSLPEPGLAPAVRRAVKAGIPTVTINSGSDMYKKLGVLAHVGQPEGEAGFKSGERLARRGVRRALCVNLLIPNVGLDARCAGLARAMRAAGGRSTVVRIDDQSPSAPQEIAAAVADDKADGVLAMNSLSGVAATKGLAGDSGVLIGTFDLGPDVLTAVKDGKLAFAVDQQAYLQGYLPVVLLAERARYGLFPAQGDVIPTGPNFVTKGNAAKAIQLSSRSIR, encoded by the coding sequence ATGAGGCGCGTCGCGTTGTTGATGGTGTCGGTCCTGGTCGGCATGCTGCTCGCCGGCTGCGGCAGCAAGACCAAGGTCGACGAGGGCCCGGTCACGGTGGCGGGCGGGACGGCGACGACGCCGTCGGGCGGCGCCGAGGCCGGCGCGCCCGACATGCCCGGCGGGACGCGCGCCGTCCGGATCGCCGTCGTCACCCATGGCCAGGCCTCGAGCCCGTTCTGGGCGATCGTGCGCAACGGCGTCGAGGCCGCCGGCCGGCAGATGGACGCGGTGATCTCCTACAAGGCGCCCGACGTCTACAGCCTCGACCACATGGTGGGGTTGATCGACCAGGCGGTGGTGTCCAAGCCCGACGGGTTGGTGGTGTCCTTGCCCGAGCCGGGGCTGGCGCCCGCGGTCCGGCGCGCGGTGAAGGCCGGGATCCCGACCGTCACCATCAACTCGGGCAGCGACATGTACAAGAAGCTCGGCGTGCTGGCGCACGTCGGCCAGCCCGAGGGCGAGGCGGGCTTCAAGTCCGGTGAGCGGTTGGCCAGGCGGGGCGTGCGGCGCGCGCTGTGCGTCAACCTCCTGATCCCCAACGTGGGCCTCGACGCGCGCTGCGCCGGCCTGGCGCGGGCGATGCGCGCGGCGGGCGGCCGCTCGACGGTCGTCCGGATCGACGACCAGTCGCCTTCGGCGCCGCAGGAGATCGCCGCGGCGGTCGCGGACGACAAGGCCGACGGCGTGCTGGCCATGAACTCGCTCAGCGGCGTCGCGGCGACCAAGGGCCTGGCCGGCGACAGCGGCGTCCTGATCGGCACCTTCGACCTCGGGCCCGACGTGCTGACCGCCGTCAAGGACGGCAAGCTCGCCTTCGCCGTCGACCAGCAGGCCTACCTCCAGGGCTACCTGCCGGTCGTCCTGCTCGCCGAGCGCGCCCGCTACGGCCTGTTCCCGGCCCAGGGAGACGTCATCCCGACCGGCCCGAACTTCGTCACGAAGGGCAACGCGGCGAAGGCCATCCAGCTCTCCTCGCGCTCTATTCGCTGA
- a CDS encoding DUF4097 family beta strand repeat-containing protein — protein sequence MPGTPRAARFSPWGLLVAACAAVLGVVALGLLVWSLASSEERSVSYSVKGALAGVSLDLAGADVEVLGGGRAVAVSVSHVDRFGFGHGPTAQRTIASGMFNVRSRCPHTILHGCSVRYRVVVPDNVPLAIRTTSGSVRFRGYRGSARITTARGDIDIAGFCGFSLQARADRGGDISATTACPPPQLSLRTTTGTVHARVPGGRYRIDASTSGGEPTIRGVTADPGAPFAIQALSGSGAVSVERGS from the coding sequence GTGCCCGGTACGCCCCGCGCCGCTCGCTTCTCGCCGTGGGGACTTCTCGTCGCCGCGTGCGCGGCGGTGCTCGGCGTGGTCGCGCTCGGGCTGCTGGTGTGGTCGCTGGCGTCCTCGGAGGAGCGCTCGGTCTCCTACAGCGTCAAGGGCGCGTTGGCGGGTGTGTCGCTGGATCTGGCCGGCGCCGACGTCGAGGTGCTCGGCGGCGGGCGGGCGGTCGCGGTCTCGGTCAGCCATGTCGACCGCTTCGGCTTCGGCCACGGCCCGACCGCGCAGCGGACGATCGCGTCGGGCATGTTCAACGTCCGCTCGCGCTGCCCGCACACGATCCTGCACGGGTGCTCGGTGCGTTACCGCGTCGTCGTGCCCGACAACGTCCCGCTGGCGATTCGCACGACGAGCGGCTCGGTGCGCTTCCGCGGCTACCGCGGATCGGCGAGGATCACCACCGCGCGCGGGGACATCGACATCGCCGGCTTCTGCGGGTTCTCCCTGCAGGCGCGCGCCGACCGCGGCGGCGACATCAGCGCCACGACCGCGTGCCCGCCGCCGCAGCTGTCGCTGCGCACGACGACCGGCACGGTCCACGCGCGTGTGCCCGGCGGGCGCTACCGGATCGACGCGTCGACGTCGGGCGGCGAGCCCACGATCCGCGGCGTCACCGCCGACCCCGGCGCGCCGTTCGCGATCCAGGCGCTGAGCGGGTCGGGCGCCGTTAGCGTGGAGCGCGGGTCGTGA
- a CDS encoding MarR family winged helix-turn-helix transcriptional regulator, protein MSTTTTVPAVATGALDDRELRAWRGLLRVHATLSKALDNQLDREHDLPLTSYEVLLYLADAEEQKMRMCDLASSVILSRSGLTRLVDRLERDGLLVRESCASDARGAFAKLTPAGREKLTAARETHLANVRALFLDHLTPEEQDVLGDVWARVLPGAGAAAGTDDCGC, encoded by the coding sequence GTGTCCACCACCACGACTGTTCCGGCCGTAGCGACCGGCGCTCTGGACGATCGCGAGCTGCGCGCCTGGCGCGGCCTGCTGCGCGTCCACGCCACGCTGTCCAAGGCCCTCGACAACCAGCTCGACCGCGAGCACGACCTCCCGCTGACGTCCTACGAGGTGCTGCTGTACCTCGCCGACGCCGAGGAGCAGAAGATGCGGATGTGCGACCTCGCGTCGTCCGTGATCCTCAGCCGCAGCGGGCTCACGCGCCTGGTCGACCGCCTCGAGCGCGACGGCCTGCTCGTCCGCGAGTCCTGCGCCAGCGACGCCCGCGGCGCCTTCGCGAAGCTGACGCCGGCCGGCCGCGAGAAGCTGACCGCCGCCCGCGAGACCCACCTCGCGAACGTCCGCGCGCTCTTCCTGGACCACCTCACGCCCGAGGAGCAGGACGTGCTGGGCGATGTGTGGGCACGCGTGCTGCCCGGCGCCGGCGCGGCAGCCGGCACCGACGACTGCGGCTGCTGA